In a genomic window of Geitlerinema sp. PCC 9228:
- a CDS encoding efflux RND transporter permease subunit has product MTNQQKPMAGFSISAIAIRRHIGTIAITLAVLVLGTLFLFQIPVNLLPSITYPRIRVELSAPGVSPKVAVEEVTKPLEEALRGTEGVVQLYSETEEGEVEVDLYFEAGEDVDQALNETTAAFNRVQGRLPDIVEDPRIFKFEPSQLPVYEFGLQSESLQDVDLRVFADEELARELSIVAGVASVNVSGGVTEEVRVEIDPIRLQALGLGLTDVLDELRDRNVDVATGRLSGQDSEPLTRTVGKFDSAEEIRNVSFSVAGADIPITEFANIIDGTAEQRVFVTLNGDPAVKVSVQKQPTANTIQVVDRVKQRINQLKEVGTLPDEMTLVTTLDESVFIRDSIQNVAVAGITGATLAAVAVLLFLGSLRQTFIIVVGIPLATFTAVLLMRGFDISLNVFSLGGLALGVGIVIDNAIVMLETIAEGAGMTPGSPAVEQRRSKNYIIEQAENSSRNIESALLAATSTNLVSVVPFLLIGGFFSLLFNELILTISFAVASSMLIALTVVPMLASRLLAIPRSSGLSHFWFLRRFNEQFQSATRGYQQVLKPVLRHRILVIASAFLILGGGSFWLAGKLPQEILPEINTGQARMYVQFPSGTSLTENRKVMRLIDETLLKQPGTKSTFTTAGGYLFGTSTSPDVLGGSSTIELKSGVDVEAYIARVQPKLDRLNLVDTRIALFPQDVRGINFNNSPTREDVSVILQGDDTSQLQKAGEQVLDALDRDVPAANFRPDPEPPQPEVQILPNWQRGSEFGLTVNEIGEAVQTAVDGAVPTRLQRGDRLVDIRVQLPDATLTSVTELEQVPLLVGENQSLKLKDIADVRYGMAPAEIQRLNQRQVYIIEGDVVEGASLDAAIAQTKSVITKLELPEGVSIAPSSAEQTNQQLQNALKLLGGLAAFMVFVVMAVQYNSFIDPLVIMLTVPLALAGGIVGLYITNTAVGATVLVGAVLLVGIVVNNAIVMVEFANQIYTRGNVSRYQAMLQAAPQRLRPILMTTITTVLGMFPLALGLGKGSEFLQPLGVVVFSGLSLATLLTLFIIPCFYTLLHDLFRSPKAAMDPQKWEAIYQSQTKTYPSTHSGQADWEP; this is encoded by the coding sequence ATGACAAATCAGCAAAAACCAATGGCTGGATTTAGTATCAGTGCGATCGCCATTCGCCGGCATATTGGCACCATTGCCATCACCCTAGCCGTCTTGGTACTGGGAACGCTCTTTCTGTTTCAAATCCCCGTAAACTTACTCCCGTCCATCACCTACCCCCGCATTCGAGTAGAACTCAGTGCCCCCGGCGTATCTCCAAAAGTAGCAGTGGAAGAAGTTACCAAACCCTTAGAAGAAGCCCTGCGGGGAACGGAAGGTGTAGTGCAACTGTACTCGGAAACGGAAGAAGGGGAAGTGGAGGTGGATTTATATTTTGAAGCTGGAGAGGATGTGGACCAGGCTTTGAACGAGACCACCGCTGCGTTTAACCGAGTTCAAGGGCGGCTGCCTGATATTGTAGAAGACCCGCGCATTTTTAAATTTGAACCTTCCCAACTGCCAGTGTACGAATTTGGGCTGCAATCGGAATCCCTGCAAGATGTAGACTTGCGCGTCTTTGCCGATGAAGAATTAGCCAGAGAGTTAAGCATCGTTGCTGGGGTGGCTTCGGTGAATGTTTCCGGTGGCGTAACCGAAGAAGTCAGGGTGGAAATCGATCCCATACGCTTGCAAGCCTTGGGGTTGGGATTGACTGATGTTTTGGACGAACTGCGCGATCGCAATGTGGATGTAGCCACCGGACGCTTATCCGGACAAGACAGCGAACCCCTGACGCGAACCGTAGGCAAATTCGACAGCGCCGAAGAAATTCGCAATGTATCTTTTTCCGTAGCAGGTGCTGACATTCCCATAACCGAGTTTGCCAACATCATTGATGGCACCGCCGAACAGCGCGTTTTCGTCACCCTCAACGGCGATCCGGCAGTGAAAGTGAGCGTACAGAAACAACCCACCGCCAACACGATACAGGTGGTGGATCGGGTCAAACAGCGTATCAACCAATTAAAAGAAGTGGGCACCCTCCCCGACGAAATGACCTTGGTCACCACCTTAGATGAGTCGGTCTTCATTCGCGATTCCATTCAAAACGTGGCCGTGGCAGGGATTACTGGTGCAACTTTGGCAGCCGTCGCCGTACTCCTATTTTTGGGATCGCTGCGGCAGACCTTTATCATTGTTGTGGGCATTCCTCTAGCTACCTTCACCGCCGTTTTGCTCATGCGCGGCTTTGATATTTCCTTGAATGTCTTTAGTTTGGGGGGATTGGCGTTAGGCGTGGGGATTGTCATTGATAACGCCATTGTCATGTTGGAAACCATCGCCGAAGGTGCGGGGATGACCCCAGGTTCCCCTGCTGTCGAACAGCGACGGTCGAAAAATTATATTATCGAACAAGCGGAAAATAGCAGCCGCAACATCGAATCTGCCTTGCTGGCAGCCACCAGTACCAACTTAGTCTCGGTGGTGCCTTTCTTGCTGATTGGGGGATTTTTCTCGCTACTGTTTAACGAACTTATCCTCACTATCAGTTTCGCCGTAGCTTCTTCCATGCTTATTGCACTGACCGTGGTTCCCATGCTGGCGTCTCGCTTGTTAGCCATTCCCCGTAGCAGCGGTTTATCCCATTTTTGGTTTTTGCGTCGCTTCAACGAACAGTTCCAATCGGCTACGCGCGGCTACCAGCAGGTTCTCAAACCAGTGCTGCGCCATCGGATATTGGTCATTGCTAGTGCTTTTTTGATTTTAGGGGGCGGTAGTTTTTGGCTGGCAGGAAAATTACCCCAGGAAATTTTACCGGAAATCAATACCGGGCAAGCGCGTATGTACGTGCAGTTTCCGTCAGGAACGAGTTTGACCGAGAACCGGAAAGTGATGCGGTTGATTGATGAAACATTATTAAAACAACCGGGCACCAAAAGTACTTTTACCACCGCTGGTGGCTATTTATTTGGAACGAGTACTTCCCCAGATGTTTTGGGTGGGTCGAGTACCATCGAACTCAAGTCGGGAGTGGATGTGGAAGCCTACATTGCCAGGGTACAACCAAAATTGGACCGGTTGAATTTGGTGGATACCCGGATTGCCCTGTTTCCCCAGGATGTGCGCGGGATTAATTTTAATAATTCTCCCACCCGGGAAGATGTGAGCGTAATTTTGCAGGGAGATGATACCAGTCAGTTGCAAAAAGCTGGCGAACAAGTACTCGATGCCCTCGATCGCGATGTTCCCGCTGCCAATTTTCGACCCGATCCGGAACCTCCCCAGCCAGAGGTACAAATTCTACCAAACTGGCAACGGGGGTCGGAATTTGGTTTAACTGTGAATGAAATTGGGGAAGCCGTACAAACAGCTGTGGATGGTGCCGTTCCCACCAGATTGCAACGCGGCGATCGCTTGGTAGATATTCGCGTACAGCTACCCGATGCTACGCTGACCTCGGTAACAGAACTAGAACAAGTGCCCCTGTTGGTGGGGGAGAATCAATCTTTAAAATTAAAAGATATTGCCGACGTTCGCTATGGCATGGCCCCTGCTGAAATTCAACGCCTCAACCAGCGCCAAGTCTATATTATTGAGGGAGATGTGGTAGAAGGGGCGAGTCTGGATGCCGCGATCGCACAAACCAAATCGGTTATTACCAAACTGGAACTCCCGGAAGGGGTCAGCATTGCCCCCAGTTCCGCCGAACAAACCAACCAACAATTGCAAAATGCCTTGAAACTGCTGGGAGGCTTGGCGGCATTTATGGTGTTTGTGGTGATGGCCGTTCAATACAATTCTTTCATCGACCCGTTGGTCATTATGCTAACGGTTCCCCTGGCACTTGCCGGTGGCATTGTGGGACTTTATATTACCAATACGGCGGTAGGTGCCACGGTTTTGGTAGGTGCGGTGTTGCTGGTAGGCATCGTGGTGAACAATGCCATCGTTATGGTGGAATTTGCCAACCAAATTTATACCAGAGGGAATGTTAGCCGTTACCAAGCCATGTTACAAGCGGCCCCCCAACGCTTGCGACCGATTTTGATGACCACCATTACTACGGTTTTGGGGATGTTTCCCCTGGCTTTGGGATTGGGGAAAGGTTCGGAATTTCTACAACCTTTGGGTGTGGTAGTGTTTTCCGGGTTGTCTTTGGCAACGCTGTTGACGCTGTTTATTATTCCCTGTTTTTATACGTTGCTGCACGATCTGTTTCGTTCTCCCAAAGCAGCAATGGACCCCCAAAAATGGGAAGCCATCTATCAATCGCAAACCAAGACCTATCCTTCTACCCACTCGGGACAAGCCGATTGGGAACCATAG
- a CDS encoding tetratricopeptide repeat protein produces the protein MKRRSPARISWLVLLFTLAAVGQNAVATSTLAQTTDTQETSEPSPNTSSQPSSDMAFQRATTLLNVLLGVLVLLLAAMVIVLWLLRRSVIREVAQVVKSHLNQMEDLEGQIEKITSTTQQKLDAVDELYEQLQQRSQNFEQEVKNSEETIEQLRSELNRSKDETTSELESLLATAKESLQSTRSALNEQMEAVKEEVDSQKQEVLTSLQQRQQDLNSELSNFNQEAKERKEEFFTQLEQTQSQLQPQLEQWQQQTQEQVKQQQAEIVERLQSTESQLSQELENLGEQVREQKNETLKEYSQSLSQFRDRVSELQSIVQGKRDSTLENLEQLADDFSQQFSEIADSVREEQQKARQTIQKSVSDFTQHLQEVQADAGNRRDEILKRIDELEPMADRLAEELQSEAENQKQSLRDRVEPLESQFKEQLSQLETSAKQQQENTNQQFQQLQNDLQNRLETLESDAQNRKEAILKELGELSPQYLADSFTTDVQKQLQELSQMLETLQTNQPQLFYNAQDYIDRGNQLRSDRNYADAIAAFEQALDINPENVDAWYYCGITLSEARQYDKAVRAFDRATRLQPENSKAWCNRGIALGRLRQYDEAIESFDRALEINSDYREAWVNRGVALGSLERSQEAFESFDRAVQVQPDDTVAWLNRGLALLELERYEDALVSFDEVISLNPESQKAWNQRGYALMNLGRDPEAIESFDRAIKIKSDYASAYYNKATCQVLQGNIDPGLESLQQAVELDPRYREIAQADPNFDEVWEDDWFQQILEG, from the coding sequence ATGAAGCGAAGGAGTCCTGCTCGTATTTCCTGGTTGGTATTGCTTTTCACCCTAGCGGCGGTGGGGCAAAACGCTGTAGCAACGAGCACACTAGCACAAACCACCGATACCCAAGAAACGTCCGAACCCAGTCCCAACACCTCCTCCCAACCAAGCAGCGATATGGCCTTTCAACGGGCAACGACGCTGTTAAATGTTTTATTAGGCGTATTGGTGCTGTTGTTGGCAGCCATGGTGATTGTGTTGTGGCTGCTGCGGCGTTCGGTGATTCGGGAAGTGGCGCAAGTGGTTAAATCCCATCTCAACCAGATGGAAGATTTGGAAGGGCAAATCGAAAAAATCACTTCCACCACCCAGCAAAAACTGGATGCGGTTGACGAACTGTACGAACAGCTACAGCAGCGATCGCAAAATTTCGAACAAGAAGTTAAAAACAGCGAAGAGACCATCGAACAGTTGCGTTCGGAACTCAACCGCAGCAAAGATGAGACGACATCGGAACTGGAATCGCTGCTAGCAACGGCTAAAGAAAGTTTGCAGAGTACGCGTTCGGCGTTGAACGAACAAATGGAAGCGGTCAAAGAGGAAGTGGACAGCCAAAAACAAGAAGTTCTTACCAGCCTCCAGCAACGCCAGCAAGACCTCAACAGCGAACTTTCCAATTTCAATCAAGAAGCCAAAGAACGCAAAGAAGAATTTTTCACGCAACTGGAACAAACCCAATCGCAGCTGCAGCCACAACTGGAACAATGGCAGCAGCAGACGCAAGAACAGGTGAAGCAGCAACAAGCAGAAATTGTTGAACGCCTGCAATCTACAGAATCGCAACTTTCCCAAGAACTGGAAAATTTGGGAGAACAGGTCCGCGAACAAAAGAACGAAACTCTCAAAGAGTATTCCCAGTCTCTGTCGCAATTTCGCGATCGCGTTTCCGAATTGCAGTCCATCGTACAAGGCAAACGGGATTCTACCCTGGAAAATTTAGAACAACTGGCGGACGATTTTTCCCAGCAGTTTTCCGAAATTGCCGATTCGGTTCGCGAGGAACAGCAAAAAGCCAGGCAAACGATCCAAAAATCGGTTTCGGACTTTACCCAACACTTACAAGAAGTTCAAGCCGATGCTGGCAACCGTCGCGATGAAATCTTAAAACGCATCGACGAGTTGGAACCCATGGCAGACCGCCTGGCGGAAGAGTTGCAATCGGAAGCGGAAAATCAAAAACAGTCTTTACGCGATCGCGTAGAACCTCTAGAATCGCAGTTTAAAGAACAGCTTTCCCAACTGGAAACCAGCGCCAAACAGCAGCAAGAAAACACCAACCAGCAGTTCCAGCAGCTACAAAACGACTTACAAAACCGTCTGGAAACGTTGGAATCGGACGCGCAAAACCGCAAAGAAGCCATTCTCAAAGAACTCGGGGAACTGTCGCCGCAATACCTGGCGGATTCGTTCACTACTGATGTTCAGAAGCAATTGCAAGAACTTTCCCAAATGCTGGAAACCTTGCAAACTAACCAGCCGCAGCTATTTTACAATGCCCAGGATTACATCGATCGCGGCAACCAATTGAGAAGCGATCGCAATTACGCCGATGCGATCGCGGCCTTCGAGCAAGCGTTGGATATCAATCCCGAAAACGTGGATGCGTGGTACTATTGCGGCATTACCCTCAGCGAAGCGCGTCAGTACGATAAAGCCGTACGCGCCTTCGATCGCGCTACCAGGTTGCAGCCGGAAAATTCCAAAGCCTGGTGCAATCGGGGGATTGCCTTGGGTCGCCTGCGTCAATACGATGAAGCGATCGAATCTTTTGACCGCGCCTTGGAAATCAATTCCGATTACCGGGAAGCTTGGGTGAATCGCGGCGTTGCTTTGGGGTCGTTGGAACGTTCCCAGGAAGCTTTTGAATCCTTCGACCGCGCGGTACAGGTACAACCCGACGATACCGTTGCCTGGCTAAATCGGGGATTGGCGTTGCTGGAGTTGGAACGCTACGAAGATGCTTTGGTTTCTTTCGACGAAGTCATTAGTCTCAACCCCGAATCTCAGAAAGCCTGGAACCAGCGTGGCTATGCTTTGATGAATTTAGGACGCGATCCAGAAGCTATAGAATCCTTCGACCGCGCTATCAAAATCAAGTCCGATTACGCTAGTGCCTATTACAACAAGGCTACCTGCCAGGTTTTGCAAGGCAATATCGACCCGGGATTGGAAAGCTTGCAGCAAGCGGTGGAACTCGACCCGCGCTATCGCGAAATTGCCCAAGCTGACCCCAATTTTGATGAAGTTTGGGAGGATGATTGGTTCCAGCAAATTCTGGAAGGATAG
- a CDS encoding A/G-specific adenine glycosylase, whose product MESLPTEKITWFQQQIIAWATENRRDFPWRRTQDAYAVLVAECLLQKTGAQQAVAVYETILATYPTIESLAAADLEELTNLLQPLGLAFRAPRLQQAAVKVRDRWDGQIPSTETELLELPGVGNYVARSILANAYCQPVAVLDTNVARILERFFGIQGERVKSRCKKLWHVAEQVAPETEVGHWNLSVMDFGALVCTAKNPACGSCPLQEQCCAWQKSPEKAIAPPPPASR is encoded by the coding sequence ATGGAATCGTTGCCAACAGAGAAAATTACCTGGTTCCAGCAGCAAATAATTGCTTGGGCAACAGAGAACCGGCGGGATTTTCCGTGGCGGCGTACCCAAGATGCCTACGCCGTCTTGGTGGCAGAATGCCTGCTGCAAAAAACCGGTGCCCAACAAGCCGTTGCTGTTTACGAGACAATTTTGGCGACATATCCCACCATCGAAAGCTTGGCAGCCGCCGACTTAGAGGAACTCACCAACTTGCTGCAACCGTTGGGATTGGCATTTCGCGCCCCCAGATTGCAACAAGCAGCGGTGAAGGTGCGCGATCGCTGGGATGGGCAAATACCAAGCACAGAAACCGAATTGCTAGAATTGCCCGGGGTAGGCAATTACGTAGCGCGATCGATTTTAGCCAATGCCTATTGCCAACCCGTTGCCGTATTGGATACAAACGTAGCGCGGATTTTAGAGCGATTTTTTGGTATCCAGGGAGAACGAGTCAAATCCAGGTGCAAAAAACTGTGGCATGTAGCCGAACAGGTCGCACCTGAGACAGAAGTTGGGCATTGGAATCTTAGCGTCATGGATTTTGGTGCTTTGGTTTGTACCGCCAAAAACCCTGCCTGTGGGAGTTGCCCGCTACAAGAACAGTGCTGTGCCTGGCAAAAATCCCCAGAAAAAGCGATCGCGCCACCACCGCCAGCATCCCGCTAA